The Verrucomicrobiota bacterium genome includes a window with the following:
- a CDS encoding M23 family metallopeptidase — translation MIKIPLKIAFCLLVWIVGMGFSSGKLYSQVIDSQKIPFADGFDLPVGKPNGENYYLSRGLKGRHLGEDWNGEGGGNTDLGDPIYSVAHGLVISASDIRMGYGKTVFIVHKFRENGKIRIVETLYSHMNSISVSRGDVVKRGQKVGTIGTGNGLYSAHLHFELRDKPGQFVRIGYRKGREFFLDGFNFISARRPKGSPDLILVQRPGNFPGRIPFPKLTVASDTRFLAENKGVPLPKAGVQSIDIDIVTPEDGRLASIKKSIMSSLPRLAQLTGKDKKGKSSPTDEQADQTFLADAGDVAPSVIDAKKVMAKQNKQVKAETQMAQAVAEKNISDELGNLPSGVAQKYAKLKEDDDDRVVHFEQHMANDSLDDPEMSEAALKTERILIAEALANRSKQGGLIEVNLDQLLLVDESITKTTNDSEPPREQTLSLMDNPLEIKAKKEISRAMGQVNNTAIRLALFLNELAQAQDDIQPVEISTREH, via the coding sequence ATGATAAAAATCCCTCTCAAAATCGCATTTTGTCTTCTGGTATGGATTGTCGGGATGGGTTTTTCGTCTGGAAAACTATACTCACAAGTCATTGATTCACAAAAGATTCCATTTGCGGATGGGTTTGATTTGCCGGTCGGAAAACCCAACGGTGAGAATTATTATCTTTCCCGTGGACTAAAAGGTCGGCATTTGGGCGAAGACTGGAATGGTGAGGGAGGGGGAAATACTGATTTGGGAGATCCCATTTATTCGGTAGCCCATGGTCTGGTCATCAGTGCTTCGGATATCCGGATGGGGTATGGAAAAACGGTATTTATCGTCCATAAATTCAGGGAAAATGGCAAAATTAGGATTGTTGAAACCCTTTATTCCCATATGAATTCGATCTCGGTTTCCCGTGGGGATGTAGTGAAACGCGGGCAGAAGGTCGGGACAATCGGCACGGGTAACGGCCTATATTCTGCCCATCTACATTTTGAGTTACGGGATAAACCCGGCCAATTTGTGAGGATTGGATATCGCAAGGGTAGGGAGTTTTTTTTAGATGGTTTTAATTTCATCTCTGCCCGTAGGCCCAAGGGGTCACCTGATTTGATCCTTGTGCAAAGACCGGGTAATTTTCCCGGCAGGATTCCTTTCCCCAAACTCACCGTAGCATCGGATACCCGTTTTTTGGCTGAAAATAAGGGGGTTCCTTTACCAAAGGCAGGGGTTCAATCTATCGATATTGATATTGTCACACCCGAGGATGGAAGACTCGCTTCGATCAAGAAATCAATTATGTCTTCCCTACCCAGACTGGCCCAGCTCACTGGAAAAGACAAAAAGGGAAAGTCTTCACCTACGGATGAACAAGCTGATCAAACATTTTTGGCTGATGCAGGCGATGTCGCTCCCAGTGTGATTGATGCGAAAAAAGTAATGGCGAAACAAAATAAACAGGTCAAAGCTGAAACGCAAATGGCTCAGGCTGTAGCTGAAAAAAATATATCTGATGAACTCGGTAATTTGCCGAGCGGGGTGGCCCAAAAGTATGCCAAACTCAAAGAGGATGATGATGACCGGGTGGTTCACTTTGAGCAGCACATGGCTAATGACTCTCTCGATGATCCAGAGATGAGCGAGGCGGCCCTCAAAACCGAAAGAATCCTGATTGCTGAAGCGTTAGCAAACCGTTCTAAACAAGGTGGCCTAATCGAGGTGAATCTCGACCAGCTCTTGCTGGTAGACGAATCAATCACAAAGACCACAAACGATTCAGAGCCACCAAGGGAGCAAACCTTATCCTTGATGGATAATCCCTTAGAAATCAAAGCGAAAAAGGAAATCTCGCGTGCCATGGGGCAGGTGAATAATACCGCGATCAGGCTGGCCCTTTTCTTAAACGAGCTCGCCCAAGCCCAAGATGATATCCAGCCGGTGGAAATATCCACCCGAGAACACTAA
- the guaA gene encoding glutamine-hydrolyzing GMP synthase, whose product MSDRIIILDFGSQYTQVIARRVREAHVYSEILKYNTSAKKIAGMNPSGIILSGGPSSVYSENAPMPDPEIFNLGVPILGICYGLQIMAKFLGGKVARGTKREYGKGTLTVKSASALFKGLPKKLQVWNSHGDKLVKLPKDFKIIAQTDNCEYAGLELKGKNFFGIQFHPEVSHTPLGKKILSNFILSICGAKPSWTMKSYIEQSIAQIRETVGKDRVILGLSGGVDSSVAAALIHKAIGKQMVAIFVNNGLLRKNEDKIVQTVFRKNFRVNLKYVDATNVFLSKLRGVTEPEAKRKIIGNEFVYVFQRAMKQVGHAKFLAQGTLYPDVIESVPICGNPAAKIKSHHNVGGLPKDMKFKLLEPLRCLFKDEVRKVGEELGLPPEIVNRHPFPGPGLGVRVLGPLTRERIAITREADAIVIDEMKKSGWYQKVWQAFAVLLPVKSVGVMGDERTYAETVAVRIVESSDGMTADWVHLPHDLLGTISSRIINEVKGVNRCVYDITSKPPGTIEWE is encoded by the coding sequence GTGAGTGATCGTATTATTATTTTAGATTTCGGCTCCCAATATACCCAAGTCATCGCCCGCCGTGTGCGCGAGGCTCATGTTTACTCGGAGATTCTTAAATACAATACGAGTGCGAAAAAAATCGCAGGCATGAATCCTTCCGGAATCATCCTCTCCGGCGGTCCATCCAGTGTTTATTCGGAGAATGCCCCGATGCCCGATCCCGAGATTTTTAATCTCGGTGTCCCGATCTTGGGGATTTGTTACGGGCTCCAGATCATGGCGAAATTCCTCGGCGGAAAAGTCGCCCGTGGGACAAAACGTGAATACGGCAAAGGAACCCTGACGGTGAAGTCTGCCAGTGCCCTTTTTAAAGGATTACCCAAAAAGCTCCAGGTATGGAATTCCCACGGGGATAAACTGGTCAAATTACCCAAAGATTTTAAAATCATCGCCCAGACGGATAATTGTGAATATGCAGGGCTCGAGCTTAAGGGGAAGAATTTCTTCGGGATCCAGTTCCACCCCGAAGTCTCGCACACCCCTCTGGGTAAAAAAATCCTGAGTAACTTTATCCTCAGTATTTGCGGGGCAAAACCTTCCTGGACGATGAAATCTTATATCGAGCAATCCATTGCCCAGATCCGTGAGACAGTGGGGAAGGACCGCGTGATCCTCGGCCTGAGCGGCGGGGTCGACTCCAGTGTGGCGGCGGCCTTGATTCATAAGGCCATCGGTAAACAAATGGTCGCGATCTTTGTCAATAATGGACTCCTGCGCAAGAATGAGGATAAGATTGTCCAGACTGTTTTCCGGAAGAATTTCCGGGTGAATCTCAAATACGTCGATGCCACGAATGTCTTCCTCAGCAAATTGCGCGGGGTGACCGAACCCGAGGCCAAGCGCAAGATTATCGGTAATGAATTCGTCTATGTCTTTCAACGGGCCATGAAACAAGTCGGCCACGCAAAATTCCTCGCCCAAGGCACCCTTTATCCTGATGTGATCGAGAGTGTGCCTATTTGTGGTAATCCCGCGGCCAAGATCAAAAGCCACCACAATGTCGGTGGGCTGCCCAAGGATATGAAATTTAAATTACTCGAACCCCTCCGTTGCCTCTTTAAAGACGAGGTCCGTAAGGTGGGTGAGGAGCTCGGGCTCCCTCCTGAAATCGTGAACCGTCATCCATTCCCGGGTCCTGGCCTCGGGGTGCGGGTCCTCGGGCCGCTGACACGCGAACGCATCGCCATTACACGTGAGGCGGATGCCATCGTCATTGATGAAATGAAAAAGAGCGGCTGGTACCAGAAGGTTTGGCAGGCCTTTGCTGTCCTCCTCCCGGTGAAAAGTGTCGGGGTCATGGGGGATGAGCGCACCTATGCTGAGACCGTCGCCGTGCGCATCGTGGAGAGCTCCGACGGCATGACCGCCGATTGGGTTCATCTTCCCCACGACTTACTCGGCACGATTTCCAGCCGGATCATTAATGAGGTCAAAGGTGTGAACCGTTGTGTTTACGACATTACCTCCAAACCTCCCGGCACCATCGAGTGGGAATAA